The DNA sequence ctgagggagaggccagggctcCAGAGGGGGGATGgtgttggcagctccatgaggacgctctgggacgctgccctgggctgtccagcgcactggggatggatcagcccctgctctgctgctccttcccgtctcccccagggccctggcagagcaccagccatgctgtttgcccccagcctgcccacggccagcctggggctgctcacggggcttttctgtgctgagcattgGCCTGGGTgtgttcttgagagagcctgggcaaggaggctggagcccccaggccctggcctgaggcgtcagtgctgccccagcagtgcccatggcctgtccctgctgcagccccggcactgccacccccagcactgtgcccggccccgagagcactcaggccctacagcaacaccagggccaccagggcagcggggcagggccacggcagcagcactgccaacaccaagtgctgctgctgctgctgggcacagctgctgggccagcactgatctgcccccagctctgcacacagacattgctgctgcagctccagaggaggcaaccaaagggcatctctgcagaaaactctgctAGGAGATCCTTTAGTTCCTGTAAAGCCTGCAAGAGTACAGCCATTCATTGACAAGTTCTGTGGCCACAGGAAaggtggagagaaacaaaatgagaaatggcacaaacaatgacattttttgtggacaatatgaaaaaaaaaaaaaaccaaagaaaaatcagctccAAATTGAAACCAACAAGAAGTATTAAAGAATACTTTTATTAGAAGTGATTGGCAGAAATTGGTCAGCagtttaatgtttctgaaagcatccagtcatCAGTCTCCACACTGCATCCTTGAGCTCCTcgttcctcaggctgtagatgagggggttcagggctggaggcaccacggagtacagaactgacagggccagatccagggaGGGGGACGAGAGGGAGGGGGGCTTCAGGTAGGCAAACATGACAGTGCTGAGGAACAGAGAGAccacagccaggtgagggaggcaggtggaaaaggctttgtgccgtccctgctcagaggggatcctcagcacagccctgaagatctgcacataggagaaaactatgaacacaaaacaaccaaaacataAACAGATGGAGAACACTATGAGCCCAAGTTCCCTGAGGTAGGACTTGGAGCAAgagagcttgaggatctgtgggatttcacagaagaactggcccaggacattgccatggcacaggggcagggaaaatgtattggccgTGTGAAGCAGTGAATAGAGAAAGGCagtggcccaggcagctgctgccatgtgggcacaagctctgctgcccaggagggtcccgtagtgcaggggtttgcagatggacacgtagcggtcgtagcacatgatggtcaggagggaaaactctgctgagataaaaaatacagtcagaaatacctgtgcagcacatcctgtgtaggagatgttcctggtgtcccagagggaattgtgcatggctttgggcacagtggtgcagatggagcccaggtcagtgagggccaggttgagcaggaagaagaacatgggcgtgtgcaggtgctggccgcaggctacggcgctgatgatgaggccgttgcccaggagggcagccagggagatgcccagcaagaggcagaagtgcagcagctgcagctgccgcgtgtctgccaatgccagcaggaggaagtggctgatggagctgctgttggacatttgcgGTGCCTTGCAAAGGGGATCTCTAAAAAAAGTAATCATGGAATAGTTGGGTTTGGAGAGGACTTCAAatatcccagcacagcctcaggcaCTTTCcccccactgcctgcccacggctctgctgcctggagctgtccctccctgccagcagctgcttccctgtggccagggctgggccctgccagtgctgccagagcccagtcccgccctgggggctcagctctgccctgcagacccctcccagctcaggcactgcccaggggcagctctggctctgcaggctctgatGGCAACCTTAGAACAACCCTGAGGAGGTTGGAAAAGCGACACTGATGCTGCCTCTATGGGGACCTGTGCTGATATCTGTCACTGCTTGGTTTAGTAATATCTGAGAgcaaagttgtttgtttttttctccacctGAACTGAGAGGTGAATATATATGTGCAATTTCCTATCCAGGCAACCCCGAGcagtatattaaaaaagcaaaatattcctttttatgCGCCCAGTGCCTCACTGTGCTCAGTGTATAATCTACTTGGAAATGTACTGGAGTTAAAatgtcctgctgggagcagtcaTGAACAATGTAACATCCTCACCACACAAGGAGAACACTTCTAAGCCTTACCAGCTGTCTTCTTCCACCCACATCTTGCCCCCCCAGTGatgagagcagctcccagggctggctgagagctgtccctggcaggcagcagagtccctgccccagcacagcgccctgggctgcaggagcctgctctgcacgaaagccctgggcacccctggctgctctgcacaagagaCAATCAGAGAATGTACTCACAGGGTCTGTAGGCATTGGGATGTTCCAGCTTTAGGCgagcactgcaggagctgcagctgcattgtcctgcagccagaggttcctgtgccaagggctggcagggattgtgccccaggcacttctcagcaccttcccagccctgactgattgaagctctctgtgcctctgtgctgtgcccgggctggctgcaggcagtgccccagccctgctgggctggcagaagagctgctcagcaagagaaatgtgcttttcaagctcttcttggttaccagggctgcctctgtgccaggagcccggcccagctcagcagcacagccacagcacaaggactttaatgagcctctggggctttgtgctcaggccctgaacatcagtccctgagaggcagctgaagaaacctctgcagagctccaagtcagaatcacactccaaagtttcttgcacttttaatgggtcccagGGAGGGCCacgactgagaaagtgtccccagaccccaggcagagcagagaactgcaggcagtgatgacagctggggacaaagagaagccaaggcttggtgccctggggcacagcaggctctgtgccaccaagggctggcaggagacaccttgtcctgaggcactggggcttcctggcacagccccagccaggctggccactggcagccccttggcctgccctcagcatcccccctagcccacatgccagtggcctcaaggatctgctggaaggagtccctggggagccttgcccAGGAATGGCCCTGGGGGTtccttcatgctcccagggactgcagggtttttcaaaggactttgggtttggcttttgccttggagtctctgagaggtttgtgcaatgATGGCCTCCAAtgatctgctgtaattagtccctggagaggctttgtcagtTGCAACATTCAGTGGGACTCATTAATACTTCAGAGTACTTCTGCTTTTTAGctacttggtgtttcccttttgatgCAGACTCGATGAGAGTGATTGTGCAGTCACAGcctccaattatctgctttattaAATCCCTTGAGAGCCTTTATCAGTAatgacactcagtggggctcattaatgcttcaaggtacttctgtttttttaaggTACTTGGTATTGCCCTTTTGGTACAGACtctgtgagaggtttgtgcaatcatggccccaattatctgctttaatgagtcccttgagagctttgtactgGCACTCTGTCAGGCTCATTAATGCTTTGAGATACTCAAGGTTTTTTAAGGTACTTTGGGTTTCCTTTCCACACCACatctctgagaggtttttttttgtgccatcctggcctCCAGTTCACTTCTTCAAGGAGTCCATGAGGAGCCTGTGTTGGGGATGGACCTCAGTGGCACCCATCAATGCTTTGAGacactttggggttttcttgtgAATGTGACTTGTGGCaaggtttgtgcaatctcctctcaggccctgaggttccagggctcagctccaaatgcacCACAGGGCTCATTTGGATCAAGCAAGTCCTGACAGTTcatggctctgccttgatttccctctgctccagtgcagTTCATCAGGaaggttttccttttacagttaTGAAGAAACATTTCAATGAGGTTCTAAGAAATATGTAATCCTATTTTAGAGCACATTTTATCACTGTTCTCTTTTGTGAAGAGCTGAttgcagcattctgtgattGATATTGATGTGGGGCTGCTCGTAAGGAGGTCTGGACAGGTCAGAGAAGTTGTACCTTGGAGCTGACCCGATGTAGACAGCCTTGCCTCACATTCCCCAACCtcatgtgagaaaaaaattttactttcaaaaatttaaatggtTTATTAAGACCTTatcaaaatacaacagaaaaactgaataaagaaaagaacacagtGCCAGGAGCAAAGGATTTAGGCACCATATGTTTATCTACAAAATAGATGCTCTGTCTTTTATACCTCCAGTACCTCTCAAAGTCTTTTCAATCAACTCCTTCTtcgctgtccagtggtggagatcacttTCTTACAGCTTGATTGCAGGTCACGTGCTGCCATAGTAACAAGCCCACCCTCCCAAATGCCCCAACTACTGAGGCCATCCTGTGATAACAATgcaagggggaggggaaagatAATTATACATCGacaaaacttctcttaacatataGTTAATGCTTAAcccttaattgtgagagtcaaccaTAGGATTACTCATCTATAACAaaccccccttttctttttctagaagtCATTTTGCTCAAACAATTAGGTCAaagattttctctctctcttgaaTGAGTCATACCAGCATCAGTTGACATGGGCAAGGACAGtgggaacaggagaaaaaaatctcagtttttccTTAGACACACTTATTTGGAATGGACAAAAGGGCATCACAGAGGTCTGGTATGGCTTTAACCGCCATCTACCGtgcctgtgtggctgctgcccatAGTCAGTGTATCTTAGGGGTGAGTACAAAGGCAAACTCAGTCTAATTGGCCTCTAGTCGCTGTTGAATTAAAAGACAACTGAGGAATGATAGAGGTCTGTTCTCGCCTTTTGTCCTGACCTTACCATGCCTGCGGGACTGCTACCTGCAGAAGGGCTATGGAGTCTTCTTGGTAGCAATCAAAGGGGCCAACCTGGTCTTGCCCTCTATTCCTTTGTCTTATTTTCCTAAAGAAGCTGTGCCATTACCTTTCACAGTCCCTTGTGTGCTTCCCCTCACCAGATGCTGGTAATTCTCACCCATTAAGACAGGAAGACAGTTCTCCAGCTGGTTGGTGGAAGCCTGACTCTACTTTTTGGGCGTCttggtgtttttctggttgTCTTTCAGTCTCTGCTTGAGAGTCAATCTCGTTTCACCCAGCCTGGATGTTACAGTCCACTCTTTGGGTTCTTCTAGTGGGCCTTTGACTCTGTTGCCATGagtccatccctgctctgcagttcaCACGGCCAATTCGGTGGTGAGCAGTACCTGAAAGGGATCTTCCCACTGAGGAGTTAGAGGCTGATCTCTCCATGACTTAATCATCCCCCAATCCCCAGGATTAATATTATGGATTCTGAAATCCAGGGTGGTAGTTTGAGGAATTTCCCCTTTATGCCTTAGCCCTTCTAAGGTTTGTGCTCTAGACAGAACATATTTCTTGGCATTGGTTTCCCCTTCTTCGTAGGGGGCAACCTTCTGGGGTGAGGTCAGGAAGGGTAACCCAAACATCATTCCATAGGGTGAGACCCCCAGATCTGACTGCGGTTGGGTTCTAATTCCTAATAGGGCTAAAGGGAGACATTTGATCCATGACATTCGGGTTTCAATCATTAGCATAACTACAGCTCTTTTCAGAGTTTGATTCATTCTCTCAACCTGACCAGAACTCTGTGGATGCCATGGAGTGTGTAACTCCCATTTCATTCCCAGGGGCTGAACAACCTCCTGCAATATCTCTGATGTGAAATGAGTTCCCTGGTCTGAATCAATCCTGTTTGCCATCCCATATTGGGGAATGATTGATTCTAGAAGTGTTTTACTCACAACATTGGCATTGGCTTTCACAGTGGGTACCACCTCTATCCAATGAGTCAAGTGATCTACTATCACTAGCAAAAACTTCCGCTGTTGTACCTGGGGAAGCTCAGTAAAGTCTACTTGGATGTTTTGAAAGGGCCTGAAGGCTTGTTCTCACCCTCCTCTGGGTGTTTTCCTCATGGTTTTCTTATTCACTTGTTGACATATCACACACCATTAATTTACTTGCTTCGCTATTCTGAAAATTCGTATGCATCCCCAGTCCTTTAGAAATTGATCACTTTGTGCTTGAGTATCCCAGTGTGTTGTTCATGTATGCCTTCCAGCATTTTCTTGGCCAGGGGTTTATTCAACACTTGCTTCCCATCTGCTAATCTGCACTTCCCTTCAATATCTTTCTTGGCTCCTATTTTGAggagtttttcctcttctgtcccaCTGAATACAGGGACTTCTTGCATTTCTCTCATGAGGCTTAATACTATGATTAGTTTTCCTGTCTCTGATTCAGTTGCATTTTTAGCTTCTTAATTGGCTAAACTGTTCCTTTGCTCCTCCTGAGTCGCCCATTTTTGATGTCCTTTAAcattgtcttggtttggaaagacaggtgtctgctaagaaAGGCAGGAGCGTCCCCTGAAATGGAGAATGTGaaacccccccaccccctccgAATTGCTCTAAATTTCAAATTAAGGAGCTCTCAGGCTGTCAGGCAAAAAACATGGGAGCAgaaaataacagttctttattagggaaggaaatgaaaggataaaataaactaTGCGGTCAATTAAAAGAATActgagtcagaacacaacctgacaccctgttggtcagggtgttggtagcagtccaattggaattgtggctgtAGTCttcctggagtgtcaggtgtggttctgttggagcagggatcctgcagaaaagggtgtagtcttcctctgacAATCCAGTGGAAGAAGGGGCAGcttctgttcctctgggaaatccagtggagaaaagccgtgctggtgttccagaaccTCCAGATTATATCtgggtaggaatgcttggctcctcccctgggcagagcatctcacaatgggatgctaTAGTtcttatcagccatgcagtgacattcaatagcctGTTATCAGTAGATGGAGgatggttgtggaagagataaggaaaactgctcacttaacagaagacaactggCATACAGATGGCAAATGGAATACAGtttgcttggcaatccaggacatGATCTACCCCTTATTCTATTTCCATCTGCCTCACAATGAAACCTTACACACAGCTCTCACTTAAGACCAGGTTTCCCAGTGGTACACAAGAGCTTTCTCCACCTTTCTGCATTACCCTCCAAGTGTACCCAGGTCCTTGAGCAAAAACAATCCCACAGGTGGGTTTGTCTTTGCCTGAGGTGGGATTAATCCAAACAGTCTTCCCTGAAATATCCTTCATATGTACCACAGGGATTTTATCTCCATCCACTGTGTGCAAGGGTTCAGACTGGGCAGGACCAGCTCGATTGATGGACCCTGGGGTGTTGACCATCCAGGTGGCTTTGGCTTAGTTCATTTCCCAATTTATAAAGTTCCCCCGCCAAGTGCCTTCAGGGTAGTCTTACACAGTCCATTGCACCATTCTACTTTCCTGGCAGCTAGTGCATGATAAGGGATATGATATATCCATTCAATGCCATGTTCCCTGGCCCAGGTTTTGATAAGGCTGTTCTTGAAATGGGTCCCGTTGTGCGATTTAATTCTCTCAGGGGTGCCATGTCTCTAcaggatttgcttttccaggccCAGGATGGTGTTCTGGGCAGTGGCGTGAGGCACAGGGTAGGTCTCCAACCATCCTGTGGTGGCTTCCACCGTGGTCAGCACGTAGCACTTGCCTTGGTGTGTCTGGGGCAGTGTGATGCAGTCAATCTGCCAGGACTCCCCATATTTGTACTTGGACCACCGCCCACCATACCATAGGGGCTTCACTCGCTTGGCCTGCTTGATGGCAGCACATGTCTCACAGTCATGGATAACCTGAGAAATACTGTCCATGCTTAAATCCACCCCTCGGTCCTGTGCCCACTAATAGGTGGCATCTCTACCCTGATGGCCTGAGGCATCATGGGCCCATCGACCTAGGAACTATTCCCCCTTATGTTGCCAATCGAAGTCTGTCTTCGACACCCCTATTTTTGCTGCCTGATCTACCTGCTCATTGTTTTGGTGCTCCTCATTAGCCTGActcttggggacatgggcatcTACATAGTGGACTTTCACTGGTAGCCTCCATACCCTGGTAGCGATGTCTTTCCACTCTTCAGCAGCCCAAATTGTTTTTCCTCTACGCTGCCAATTTGGCTCTTTCCACCTCTCcagccatccccacagagcATTGGCTACCATCCATGAGTCAGTGTAGAGGTAGAGCTTTGGCCATTTCTCTCTTTCGGCAATGTCCAGGGCCAGGTGAACAGTTTTGAGTTCCGTAAGTTGGCTCgatccaccttctccttc is a window from the Motacilla alba alba isolate MOTALB_02 unplaced genomic scaffold, Motacilla_alba_V1.0_pri HiC_scaffold_28, whole genome shotgun sequence genome containing:
- the LOC119696359 gene encoding olfactory receptor 14C36-like, which gives rise to MSNSSSISHFLLLALADTRQLQLLHFCLLLGISLAALLGNGLIISAVACGQHLHTPMFFFLLNLALTDLGSICTTVPKAMHNSLWDTRNISYTGCAAQVFLTVFFISAEFSLLTIMCYDRYVSICKPLHYGTLLGSRACAHMAAAAWATAFLYSLLHTANTFSLPLCHGNVLGQFFCEIPQILKLSCSKSYLRELGLIVFSICLCFGCFVFIVFSYVQIFRAVLRIPSEQGRHKAFSTCLPHLAVVSLFLSTVMFAYLKPPSLSSPSLDLALSVLYSVVPPALNPLIYSLRNEELKDAVWRLMTGCFQKH